The genomic interval GTTTTTCATCGATTCGCAGTAAAAAGGCCGTTAAATAGTCACTGGTCTTAATGCGTTTCAAAAGCTCACGATTGGCCATTTTAAAAATTTCTGAAGGCCTGTCATTTTCTTGAATATTTGAAAAAACATGTTTTGCTGCCATTGTAATAAGGGCGGCCGGAACACCATGTCCGGATGCATCTGCCATAATTACATAGATGCAGGATGGAAAACGAAAGATGTCATAGTAGTCACCGGAAACTTTTCCGAGGGGTTCATAAAAAACTGCAAATTGTAAACCTGAATAAGGTTTGATTTCAGCGGGTATTATTCCTTTTTGAATATTAGCAGCGAATTCTAATTCGGTTTCAAGAAGTTCTTCTTTATGGTTTAGTTCTGCAAGAGTCATTTGCAATTCGGTTACTGCTTCATTTAATTTCTTGGTTCTATCTTTAACTTTGTTTTCAAGACTATTTCTATAATCCTGTATAGTGACCGAAGCTTTATTGATGCCTTTGGCAACAGTGATAAATTCTTTATCCAGGGAGCGAAGGAATAAAACCCCTTTGCCTCCTTCTATTAGTTTATAAGAGGCATTTTCAATTTGTTTTAGGGATATATAAATTGTATAAAACAAAATATAAGCGAGAAACAATGAGGTTAAGAAGGCAAAAAACGAAAAGGTCCAAACGCGGTTCAAATTCTCTTTATTATGATAAAGTAATAAATTAGATAAAAATACAGTTAATAAGAAAAGGGAAAGAAAAAAACCAATTTTAGCTTTTACGGTAAATAGAATATTATTAGAAAAATTATTGAGTTGTATTTCTTTATCATTCATTTTTTTCAGACAATCTGCCCGCATTTTACCCGATAAAATTTCACAGAGAATCAGGGTAAAACAGAAGGTTATGAAAATTTCTATAATCCCGGCGATAAGAACATAGGTACTTGTAATTTTATTGAATTCCCCGGTGGCAAAACCCACACTTACCGTGATTGAGAATACACTCAAGACCATAATAATTATCCCTATCGATAAAAATATGGGTAGGTGAGACAATGCTTTTAAAAGATCAAGATATTCGTGTTTTTTTAAATCTGAACGTATCATGATATGGGGAGTTGATATAATACAGTTATTAATTACACGGATAGTTTTTCCGAATGCCCAGCGAAAGCCCAGACGGTAGAAAAGTCCGTATTGAA from Leptospiraceae bacterium carries:
- a CDS encoding SpoIIE family protein phosphatase, with product MPAKNSITFLSKTASKIFDFTARYTSYVFAATLYSGGFAGCIATLFIIYFFDALKIEVSPSLMGLLKTLIIFLWLFAAFQYGLFYRLGFRWAFGKTIRVINNCIISTPHIMIRSDLKKHEYLDLLKALSHLPIFLSIGIIIMVLSVFSITVSVGFATGEFNKITSTYVLIAGIIEIFITFCFTLILCEILSGKMRADCLKKMNDKEIQLNNFSNNILFTVKAKIGFFLSLFLLTVFLSNLLLYHNKENLNRVWTFSFFAFLTSLFLAYILFYTIYISLKQIENASYKLIEGGKGVLFLRSLDKEFITVAKGINKASVTIQDYRNSLENKVKDRTKKLNEAVTELQMTLAELNHKEELLETELEFAANIQKGIIPAEIKPYSGLQFAVFYEPLGKVSGDYYDIFRFPSCIYVIMADASGHGVPAALITMAAKHVFSNIQENDRPSEIFKMANRELLKRIKTSDYLTAFLLRIDEKHRIQYSNASHTKAIHYHKNTNNLELLDTNGMFIAAIDEAEYLYEDRTTRLNSGDRIYLYTDGLIEHKSLNKEEFGQDRLNELILSTIELPCKSQLEEIRLKLHKHIGTAPLTDDISMLIIELPSFWTKFIELYNNGLKLLKENHIEYALKLFEEAKILFPSYPSIYYQIALALYQLKEYEKSIEYLHIFLDKKPDEIKALQLAVNVYSKLGMKEKAKRTLKRIRYLENIPDSNIGI